A stretch of DNA from Acidobacteriota bacterium:
CGGCGGCCGGGGTTGCGGACGGCACCGTTTATCTCTATTTCAAAAGCAAGGAAGAGATTCTCCACTACATCTTTGACCGGGCGATGGAGGAATTCATCGGAGACGGCCTCCGCGAACTTGCCGCGATCAAGAGCCCGGCGGAAAAGCTTCGCCGGGTCGCGGAACTGCACCTTGAGCGGCTCGGGGCTGATCGTGATCTTGCCGTTGTTTTTCAGGTAGAGCTTCGCGGTTCTACGAAGTTTATGAGCGAATTCTCGCGTGCCGGATTTGCAGAATATCTGGACATAATCAAAAAGACCATCGACGAGGGCCAAAAGGCCGGTGACTTTAGAAAGGACATCAAGCCGGTCGTCGCCGCAAAGATCTTTTACGGGGCTCTCGATGAAATGGTCACAAACTGGATACTTTCAAAACGCTCGTACCCGCTCGGGCCTATGGCGGCGGAGGTAACAAAGATATTTCTCGGAGGTGTAGCAGTTAAGTGACGATCTCGCTCGAAACCGGCATCCATTCGCCCCGCCGAAACTCCGGCCGAGGCCTGCCGCTCTTTCCCGATGAGCCGCGAACACTGAGCGGGCTTTTTGAATACGCCGCCGCGAAGAAAACGCGTCCTGATGCTCTCCGCTATCGCACTGCCGAAGGCTGGGTCGCGATCTCCTCTGAGCAGGTGCTTGAACGGGCCGGGAACATCGCTCTCGGGCTTTATTCGCTTGGCCTGCGGAAAGGCGAACGTGCGGCCATTCTCGCGGCCAACTCGCCCGCTTGGACGCTTTCCGATGCCGGTTGCCAGTTCGCAGGCGTCATCGACGTTCCGATCTACACGACGCTTTCGCCGGCCTCGGTCGAGTACATTTTGATTGATTCCGGGGCGAAGGCGCTCTTCATCGATTCCGCTGAGGCGTTTGAGCGGATCGCTGAAGTTCTTTCGAATTGCCTCGAGCTTGAGCACATTATCTTCTTCGACCCGGCCGCTGCCGAGAAACATTCAGCCCTCGATCTTCAAAGGCTCGAGAAAAGCGGCGGCGAACTTCGCGCCGACGAGCCGGAGCTGCTGTCCAAGATTGGAGCCGAGGCCGACCCCGAGGACGTAGCAACGCTTATCTACACAAGCGGGACGACCGGCGAGCCGAAGGGCGTGATGCTTACGCATTCGTGCATCGTCTCGAATGTCATCGATGCCGGTGAAAAGTATTCGTTCTCGCCAACGGACGCCTGCCTCTCGGTCCTGCCGCTCTCGCATATCTTTGAACGCTCGGCGATGTATCTCTACATCTTTAACGGAATGTGCGTTAACTATGCCGAATCGATCGAAAAGGTGCCCGAAAACCTAGCCGAGGTACGGCCGAACATACTCGTCGGCGTGCCGCGCATCTTTGAGAAGGTCTATGCCAAGGCGAAGCTCAAAGCGGCCGAAAGCGGCGGGCTGAAAGAGAAGATCTTTGATTGGGCGATCGCCGTTGGGAAGGAATACGCGCTCCTTAGCGAAGGCGACGCAAACGTCCCGTTCTCGCTAAAGCTCAAACATTCGCTTGCCGATCGTTTGGTCTTTTCAAAACTGCGTGACTTCTTCGGCGGGCGGTTGCGGTTCTGCATCACGGGCGGTGCCGCACTTTCGGACGACATTTACCTGATCTTCAACGGCGCCGGCATCTCCATTATGCAAGGCTATGGCCTTACCGAGACCTCGCCCGTTATCACGTCGAGCAATCCTTTCGACGTCCGGCTTGGCAAGGTCGGTAAACCGATCCGCAACTTTCAGGTGCGCATCGCCGAGGATGGCGAGATCGAAGCTACCGGCCCGGGCGTCATGCTCGGCTATTACAAAAAAGAACAGGCGACCCGCGAGGCTTTTACAGACGATGGCTGGTTCCGGACAGGCGACATTGGCGAGATAGATGAGGATGGCTTTTTGCGGATAACCGACCGCAAGAAGGAGCTCTTTAAGACCTCGGGCGGGAAATACATAGCACCTTCACCGATCGAACAGATGCTGAAAACGTCGAAGTTCGTAAGCCAGGCCGTGCTCATCGGCAGCGAGCGGAAATTTGCCGCGGCTCTGATCGTTCCGAACTTTGACATGCTTGTTTCTTACGCTAAGCACAAAGGGCTTGAGATCTCGGGTCCGGAAGAGTTCGTTAAGCATCCGAAGATTCTTGACCTTTTTGAACGGCAGATCGCGGCGACGACCAAGGACCTCGCTCGCTTTGAGACCGTTAAGAAGTTTACGCTTTTGACCGAAGAGTTTACGGTCGAGGGCGGAGAAATGACCCCGACGCTTAAGGTAAAGCGCCGGGTCATCGATGAGAAATACGCTGAGGTGATCGAAAAGCTGTACGAGGAAGATTAGCCTTCGCTAGAATGGGCGGATCGGAATGCGATTCGGCACGCCCGTTGCGAATTCCAACAGATAATCCGTAAATTTCTTTCCTGCTTTGTCGACCTCGACGATGTCGAATGGCTGCAGCATAACATCTTTCTGCTCGCCTTTCTTGATCGAATCGTAATTGGCGACGATCACCTCGGGCTCGGCGCTTCCTTGCTGCCGGCGATAGATCTTAATGTTCTTAGTCTTTGCCTCGCGGGTGATGCCGCTGGCCATCGCGACCGCCTGCGTTAGCGGCAGCCCGCCTTCCGGAATGCTTAACTCGCCCGGTTTGATCACTTCACCGGTAACGTAAACCGGTGATGCCTTTTGGACGATGATGACATCGCCGGGAAGTATTTCGGGGTTCGATTCTTCGCGGCCCTGCCTTAGGCTTGCAAGGCTGTACATCCGCGAGGGCACATCGGTACCGGACGCTTTCCAGTCGCCTTCGGTTTCAGAGCACATCGGCGGCCGCGTCCGGAAAACCTGGATCATCCCGCCGCTCTTTTCCGTTTCACCGCCGGCAAATGATATCAGCTCGAGCAGATATGCACGGCGGGTAAGGTTTACCTGCTGCTGCTGCCGCACCTCGCCATAGATGCTGACCGGCGGGCGGCTGTTTCGCTGCGTTACGCGGAGGCTGAGTTGCGGTGCCCGAAGGTACTTCGTCAAAAGCTTCGCAACATCGCCCCGGAGGTCGCGTTCCGTCTTGCAGCCGGCAACGATGGGCTCCTCAAAGAACGGAACTTCGAATTTGCCGTCCTCATCAACTGTGGCCACGAAATCGAACTGCGGTTCACCGAGCACCTTGCCGGTTATCTCGTCTCCGGGGCCGATTAGGTAACCCTGTGGGCCTTCAGCGGGCTCCGGCGCCTGTGCCGAAACGGCGAACACAAGCGATAGGATCGGCAATAGCGATAGGGCAAATTTCTTAAACATCATACTTCTTCGGGCTTTCTAACAGTCCTCAGACTATCTTATAAGCCGATACGATTCAATTTTCCGCACTTGCCGTTGCCCGGAGATACGTTTGCACCGATGTAACAAACCACGCCCCCGCGCTTGCGCCAAAGGGCTGAGCGCTTCAAAGTATTAGTATTCCCACCGTTTTATCGGGTTTTTAACGTGAAGGAGAACTATCGCGAACGATTATGGTATCTCCGGCGGCCGACGCAGGTGGCCGCCGATCTCGTCGTTATGACGATCGCGTTCTTCCTTGCTTATCTTCCCGCGATCAATATTCAGCTTGGTGAGTTTTATTTCAACACGGCCCTCAGCCAGCTTCCACTTGTAATCCTCGTCCAGTTCTCATCGCTTTTTCTGACCGGAGCCTATTCGATCCTTTGGCGTTATGTCAGCATCGAGGACCTAAAGGTCTTTATGTGGGCTGCGGCCATTTCGGGGGCGGTCCTAATAGTATTTCGATTTTCACTGAGCTTTGCCGAGTTTTCGCTTTGGCAGGTGCCGATTTCGGTGATACTGATCGACACGGTGCTCGCCTTTGGCGGCTTGCTGGCGTTGCGGATCAGCCGCCGTTTCGTTTATGAGCTTGGCGAGAAGCGAACGCTGCTCGTACCGCACCGGCGGATGAAACGAAAGCCGGCGCTCGTGGTCGGTGCCGGGCGAACCGGTGCCGCACTCGCAAAAGAGGTCGTTGGCCGCTCGGATTCGCGGCTTCTGCTTCGCGGTTTTGTTGACGACGACCGCCGCAAGCAAGGCGGCAGCGTAAGCGGAATCAAGATACTTGGAACGACCCACGACCTGCCGAAGCTCGTCGAAGAGCTTGATGTTCAAGAGGTCGTCATCGCCATCGACAAGGGAAACGGCAAAGACCTCCGCCGAATACTCGAGATCTGCCGTTCGATCCCGGTCAAGGCGCAGATGATCCCGAATCTCAATGAGATAGCCCAGGGCAAGATCTCGATAAACCGCATACGCGATGTTGAGATCGAGGACCTTCTCGGCCGCGACCCCGTGAAGCTGGACGAAAGCAACCTGCACGAATTTCTTTCCGGCAAGGTCATTATGGTGACCGGTGCAGGCGGCTCGATCGGCTCGGAGCTTGTCCGCCAGATCGCCCGGTTCAAGCCGCGTGAGATTTTGCTGGTCGAGCGGGCCGAGTTCAATCTTTTCACCATCGAGCGCGAGGCCCGGATCGACCTCCCCGAGCTTCGGACGCGGCCGCTGATTGCCGATGCCGGCGACGAGGCTCGGATGCGCGAGCTCTTTGACCGCCATCGCCCGGACGTCGTTTTTCATGCCGCTGCACATAAGCACGTGCCGATGATGGAAGCGAACCCGATCGAGGCGGTGACGAATAACATCTTCGCCACGCTCAATGTTGCTTCGCTCGCCGGTGAATTTGGAGCGAGCCATTTCGTGCTTATTTCGACCGACAAGGCCGTAAACCCGACCTCGGTCATGGGTGCTTCAAAGCGAGTTGCCGAGATCGTCGTTCAGGACCTAAGCCGCCGATTCAAGACCCGCTACACCTCGGTCCGCTTCGGCAATGTGCTCGGTTCGGCGGGCTCGGTCGTGCCCATCTTTCGCGAGCAGATCCGCCGCGGCGAGCCGATCACGGTAACGCATCCGGACATGACGCGTTACTTTATGACCATCCCTGAGGCCTCGCAGCTCGTGCTTCAGGCCGGGGCACTCGGCGAGGGCGGCGAGATATTTATCCTCGACATGGGCCAGCCGGTCCGCATAGTTGACCTGGCGGAGGAAATGATCCGGCTCTCGGGGCTCATTCCTTATGAGGAGATCGACATCGAATTTACCGGAACGCGGAAGGGCGAAAAGCTCTTTGAGGAACTCGAGATAACCGGCGAGAATCTGCTCAAAACGCGCCACCCGAAGATCTTCATCGGCAAGATCGCGGCCTATACTGAAGAGCAGGTCGCCGAGATCGTCGAACGCTTTCGGCATTCCGTCGAGCTTAGGAACGAGGCCGAGATCCGCAACGTTTTCGGAGCGGTTTTGCCGGAGGCTTCGCTGAGCGGAATTGATGTTGCCGAGCCCGCGCCGAAAGAAGACTCCGAACCCGGTAAGACCTTTGCGCAGCCCGGGAGCCTTGGCCTCGCCGGCAAGTGAAGTAGAAATCATGTCGATCCTCGTCACCGGTGGTGCCGGATATATCGGAAGCGTAACGGTCGAGGCCCTGCGGACACGAGGGCTTGAGGTCGTCGTTATCGACAATCTCGTTTACGGCCATCGCGAGGCGGTCGATGGATCAGTACCGTTTTATCAGGGCGAGATCGGCGATAAGGAACTTGTCGCTCGCATCATCTCGGAGCACGGCGTGACCGCCTGCATGCATTTTTCGGCATATGCCTACGTTGGCGAATCGGTCCAGCAGCCGCAGAAATATTTTCAAAACAACGTCCGCCAAACGCTCGACCTGCTCGACGCTCTGCTCGAACATGATGTGAAGCAGTTCGTTTTCTCCTCGACGTGCGCGACCTACGGCGAGCCGCAGTATACGCCCATCGACGAACTACACCCGCAGCAGCCGACCAACCCTTACGGCCGGACGAAGCTGATGGTCGAGCAGGTGCTTGAGACATATTCGGCGGCCTACGATTTTCGCTACGTCGCCCTGCGTTACTTCAACGCCTCAGGCGCGACCGAGACGCGCGGCGAAGATCACTTTCCTGAGACGCATCTGATCCCGCTTGTGCTTTTTGCTGCACAGGGAAAACTCTCACACGTCTCGGTCTTCGGCACTGATTACCCAACGCCCGACGGCACCGCGATCCGCGATTACATCCACGTCAGCGACCTCGCAGAGGCGCACCTGCTGGCGCTTGATCATCTCGGAAACGGCGGCAACTCAGACGCATTTAACCTTGGCAACGGCAGCGGCTTTTCGGTCAAAGAGGTGATCGTGGCCGCTCGGCGCGTGACCGAAAGCGAGATCAACGTGGCCAATGCACCGCGGCGGCCCGGCGACCCTTCAAAGCTGATCGCTAATGCCGAAAAGGCGACAAGCGTGCTCGGTTGGCAGCCGAAGATTTCCGGCATCGAAGAGATCATCGCATCGGCTTGGAAATGGCACACCACGCACCCTGAGGGTTACGAGTAGATCGCATATTGGTTACGTTGGCGAAAGAGTCAGTTCATAACTAGGCCTACCTTTGTTAACTTTTTGCGAAAGCTTTGTGACCTTTGTGGTTAAAGGGCACTTAAACACAAAGGCCGCAAAGGAATCGCACGAAGAGCACGAAGGGGCGGCGGTTAGGGCACTCGACCATCAAGCGCCCAAAACGTAATCTCGATTTCCATAAATTTTATGAGCACAGAACCACGCATCGTCAAGCCGCGCATTTCCGCAAAGGCTGCGAGCTTTACCGAATCGGTTATCCGCGAGATGAGCCGCGAGGCTGCCAAGTATGATGCCGTCAATCTTGGGCAGGGCTTTCCCGATTGGGCCGCTCCCGATGACATCAAGCAGAAGGCGATGGAGGCGATAGCCGCCGATCATAACCAGTATGCGATCACTTGGGGCGTAAAGCCCTTTCGCGATGCCATTGCGGCAAAGACCAAGTGGTTTCTCGGGCTTGATATCGACCCAGAGGAAGAGATCACCGTAACCTGCGGCTCGACCGAGGGAATGATCGCGGCGATGCTCGCAACCGTAAGCCCCGGCGACGAGGTGATACTTTTCGAGCCTTTCTACGAGAACTATGCGCCGGACGCCATTCTCTCCGACGCTGTGCCGGTCCACGTCCCGCTTTACCGCCGCGATGGCACCTTTACCTTTGACCGCGACGAACTCCGTGCGGCTTTCAGCGAGCGGACGAAGGCGATCATTATCTGCAACCCGAACAATCCGTCCGGCAAGGTCTTCACTCGCGAAGAGATGGGGTACATCGCCGGGCTCTGCCGCGAGTTTGACGCTCTCTGCTTTACGGACGAGATCTACGAGCACATTACCTTTGACGATCCCGCGACCGGCCGGCCCCGAGAGCACGTTTCGATGGCAACGCTGCCCGGCATGCGCGATCGGACCGTTGTTGTGAATTCGCTCTCGAAGACCTATTCGGTCACGGGCTGGCGCGTCGGTTACTGCATCGCCCCGCCGGATATATCCTCCGCCATCCGCAAGGTCCACGACTTTCTAACGGTTGGCGCTGCCAATCCGCTCCAACACGCCGGTGCATATGCGATGTCGCTGCCGCCGGAATACTACGAAGAGGTGCGGACCGAGTATCAACGCAAACGCGACTTCATTGTGCCGGTGCTCCGCGAGGCGGGCTTCGACTGCGACCCGCCCGAGGGCGCCTATTATGTAATGGCGGATATCGCGGGCTTTGGCTTTGCGAACGACGTGGAGTTTACGATGCACATGATCCGTAACGTCGGCGTCGCGGTCGTGCCGATGTCTTCGTTCTTTCGCGAATCGAGCGGCGGTAGCCAGATGGTCAGGTTCTGCTTCTGCAAACGCGACGAAACGCTCGAAGCCGCCGCCGAAAGGCTTATGACGCTTAAGAAGGGCTAGCCCGAGGCAACCTTTTTTTCGCGTTTCTGCAACAAAATTACTTTATGCGGTGTTTTCACATAGCAGTAGATTATTTGTGGAGGTTCTAGTTATGCAGAGATCTTTCGTTTTGCTCGTAGTTTTGGCTTTTGGCTCGGTTGCCCTTTCGGCGCAGACCCCGCCGCCGCGTCCACCTGAACCGCCGGCACCGCGTGTAATGACAATTTCGATGCCGTTTTCGGGCAGTTTTCTGGGCGTTGAGACGGCAGATGTCAGCAGCGAGAACTACGCGTCCCATGGGCTCAGTTCGGTCCGCGGCGTGGCGGTAAAGAAGGTGGTCGAGGGATCGCCCGCCGAATCGGCCGGCCTGCGTGCCGGAGATGTTATCGTACGTTTCAATGGCGACGAGGTAACAAGTGCTCGCAAGCTTACTCGCCTGATCGGCGAGGTCGCGCCCGACCACTCCGTTCGCCTGACCGTTGTCCGTGGAGGTTCGGAAACCGAGGTCACAGCAACCATCGGCAAGCGCCCGATGCCGCAGTTTGAGAATGGCCGCTTCCGCATTGCCATTCCGGACGGCGACGATTTCGAATTCCAGATGCCTGAACTGCCGGAGATCCCTAGGGTCGAGAACTTCCCAATGCCTCGCGGCGGCGATGGTGATGTGTTCGTCTTTCGCACGGGCGGCTCGCGGCAGATCGGAGTCGGCGTAACGCCGCTGACCAAGCAGCTTGCCGCACACTTTGGCGTTGAGAAGGGTGTGATGATCAACAACGTCCGCGAGGGCTCGCCGGCCGAAAAAGCCGGGCTTCGTGCCGGCGACATCATCGTCGCGATTGACGGCAAAGAGATCTCGAACGAGATGGAGGTCGTCCGCGGCATTTCGGCCAAGAAGGAAGGCGATGTCGAGCTCAGCATTGTCCGCGACCGCAGCCGGCAGACCATTCGCGTCGCGCCCGAGGCCGCAAAGGGCTATCCGGAGAACTTCTTCAGCGTTCCCGCTCCGCCGCGGGCTCCGCGAACTCCGGCAGCACCGGCAGCACCACGTCCGATGGGCGAGTTTTTCTTTCCCGGGCGGGTCGTCTAAAGGGTCCTGCATAAAACTTCGGCCTCTGCGTTCAGACATTGCGAACGCAGAGGCCGTTTAATTTTCATCGCCGACTACTGCCTTTCTTTTCTGACCGTGTCTTTGTAAAGATCGTTCGCCTCGCTGCTCCGGGCACGGGCGTCTTCCATTGTCTTTCGGTACTTTTCGGTCAGCTCGTCAAACTCTGCCTTCACCTTGTCGCGGGCGGCGCCGTCTTGGGGGTTGTAGTTGTCGCGAAGGGTTCGGGCGGCCTTGTGAAAGTTCTGAAATGCCTCGAGCTGCGATCTGAGTGCATCGATCTTTAGCTCAAGATAGCGTTCGTAGTCGGGGTTTATCTTCATCGCCCGGGCAGATTCGAGCTTGTCGATCGCATCTGCGGCCGTGTTCGTCCCCTCGTTAATTATCGTTACGATCTCGCCCGCAAGCCGCCGAACGTCCTCGGTATTGTTGGTCTCAAGTGCCTGCCTTATCTCAAGCCGCTTGCCTTCATTATCGCGGTAAAGGATCTTGATCTTGTTGAGGTCTTTGTTCGCTTCCTCTACTATTTTTCCCGCCTCGCCCGTTTCATCAAACGCAACTATGTCACCGAGCCCGCCCGAGCTTTTACATGCTCCGACCGAAACAACGGCAACGGCCATCCCAAGCAGAAGGAGTTTTTTTGTAAGCCAGGCACTGCTCATCAGCTTAAATTTAACACAAACGCCCGACTATCCACCCGTAACGGCCACGCCTGCATTTCCGCGCCGCCGCCAGATGAAGCCATCGAGTATGTAATGCGTCAATTGCGGCACCGCGAGCAGCGGGACGATCCACATCTTCCACTCGGCTACGTCCCAGTTCGCACCAAAAAGCCATGTCCGCTCGTGCCAGACGCCGCGGCTCCAGAAAAGCTCTTCAATATATGCGAGTGCCCAAAGCGTCGCGAGAAAAGCGAACCAGTTACTCGAAAGCCCGCGATAGACCGGCCCGGCAGTTTCCCGCCGCATCCGGGCGTACATATAGATCAGGGCGAAATAAGGCACGCCATGGATGATGACGTTGGTCACCGTAAAGGCGTAATCGGAATTGAAAAATACGATGCCGGCATACCAACAGATGGCGGTCGTCGCGACGACGATGTCTTTGCCGATATTAAGGAACCCCGCGGTCGCGTAAAGATAGATCGACTTGGCGAAATACGCCGCGAGGGCAAGTACGTATATAGGAAAGAGAACGTCCTCGACCACAGCGGGCAAGGCGAAGAAATCATTCTCGAGAAACCAATTGAAGTTTCGCGGGAGGCTCGTCATCCAAAAGGCGAGCGGGTAAAGCGTAGCAAGATAAACGGCCGTCGCATCGATAGCCCAGGTCCAACGCTCGCTCTCGCCGGCCTTTCGCCGATAGAGCGCGACCCACCCGTATTGCTGCCTGACAAAATGAAAGACCGCGATGATCGCAAGCGCCTTCCAGAAGATACGCTCGCCCTCAGAATAGAGCGCGACGCCGACCGCATAACCGAAGACCGGGACGAGCGTGTAGAGCCAGAAGCGGCGTTTGTATTCTTCGATGTCAAAATAAACCCGGAAGCTCGTCGACCAAACGTGGGCAACATCGATCAGCAGGATCGCCGTTATCCACGTCCACTCCGGCGAGGCCTCGTCGAGTATCCCAAGCTGCCAACCAACCGCAAGCAGCAAAAGCGACACGACCGCACTGCCAAGAAAGACCGTGAGGTCAATGCCGCGTGAGAAAAGCCAAGGCGTGCCGGTTGGCCTTGTCAGCCCTTCATTGCTTGCTGAAAGACTCGCTTGCTCCATTCATTGATGCTCTGTCCGCTCGCCGCGGCCGCATTCGCGATCTCGGCATGAAGCTCGGGCGTAAGCCTGAGGAGCAGCTTGCCGGAAAATTTCTTACGCGGCTCGTGGCCAGTTTTAGCGCAGACTTCGACGTAGTGCTCGACCGCGTCCTTCATCGCCCGTTTGAGCTCGCGGACCGACTTTCCCTCG
This window harbors:
- a CDS encoding TetR/AcrR family transcriptional regulator yields the protein MSRIQKNAAATRSVVTDKRNAIHRAAVEVFAAKGYFSSKVADIASAAGVADGTVYLYFKSKEEILHYIFDRAMEEFIGDGLRELAAIKSPAEKLRRVAELHLERLGADRDLAVVFQVELRGSTKFMSEFSRAGFAEYLDIIKKTIDEGQKAGDFRKDIKPVVAAKIFYGALDEMVTNWILSKRSYPLGPMAAEVTKIFLGGVAVK
- a CDS encoding long-chain fatty acid--CoA ligase gives rise to the protein MTISLETGIHSPRRNSGRGLPLFPDEPRTLSGLFEYAAAKKTRPDALRYRTAEGWVAISSEQVLERAGNIALGLYSLGLRKGERAAILAANSPAWTLSDAGCQFAGVIDVPIYTTLSPASVEYILIDSGAKALFIDSAEAFERIAEVLSNCLELEHIIFFDPAAAEKHSALDLQRLEKSGGELRADEPELLSKIGAEADPEDVATLIYTSGTTGEPKGVMLTHSCIVSNVIDAGEKYSFSPTDACLSVLPLSHIFERSAMYLYIFNGMCVNYAESIEKVPENLAEVRPNILVGVPRIFEKVYAKAKLKAAESGGLKEKIFDWAIAVGKEYALLSEGDANVPFSLKLKHSLADRLVFSKLRDFFGGRLRFCITGGAALSDDIYLIFNGAGISIMQGYGLTETSPVITSSNPFDVRLGKVGKPIRNFQVRIAEDGEIEATGPGVMLGYYKKEQATREAFTDDGWFRTGDIGEIDEDGFLRITDRKKELFKTSGGKYIAPSPIEQMLKTSKFVSQAVLIGSERKFAAALIVPNFDMLVSYAKHKGLEISGPEEFVKHPKILDLFERQIAATTKDLARFETVKKFTLLTEEFTVEGGEMTPTLKVKRRVIDEKYAEVIEKLYEED
- a CDS encoding SLBB domain-containing protein produces the protein MMFKKFALSLLPILSLVFAVSAQAPEPAEGPQGYLIGPGDEITGKVLGEPQFDFVATVDEDGKFEVPFFEEPIVAGCKTERDLRGDVAKLLTKYLRAPQLSLRVTQRNSRPPVSIYGEVRQQQQVNLTRRAYLLELISFAGGETEKSGGMIQVFRTRPPMCSETEGDWKASGTDVPSRMYSLASLRQGREESNPEILPGDVIIVQKASPVYVTGEVIKPGELSIPEGGLPLTQAVAMASGITREAKTKNIKIYRRQQGSAEPEVIVANYDSIKKGEQKDVMLQPFDIVEVDKAGKKFTDYLLEFATGVPNRIPIRPF
- a CDS encoding polysaccharide biosynthesis protein is translated as MKENYRERLWYLRRPTQVAADLVVMTIAFFLAYLPAINIQLGEFYFNTALSQLPLVILVQFSSLFLTGAYSILWRYVSIEDLKVFMWAAAISGAVLIVFRFSLSFAEFSLWQVPISVILIDTVLAFGGLLALRISRRFVYELGEKRTLLVPHRRMKRKPALVVGAGRTGAALAKEVVGRSDSRLLLRGFVDDDRRKQGGSVSGIKILGTTHDLPKLVEELDVQEVVIAIDKGNGKDLRRILEICRSIPVKAQMIPNLNEIAQGKISINRIRDVEIEDLLGRDPVKLDESNLHEFLSGKVIMVTGAGGSIGSELVRQIARFKPREILLVERAEFNLFTIEREARIDLPELRTRPLIADAGDEARMRELFDRHRPDVVFHAAAHKHVPMMEANPIEAVTNNIFATLNVASLAGEFGASHFVLISTDKAVNPTSVMGASKRVAEIVVQDLSRRFKTRYTSVRFGNVLGSAGSVVPIFREQIRRGEPITVTHPDMTRYFMTIPEASQLVLQAGALGEGGEIFILDMGQPVRIVDLAEEMIRLSGLIPYEEIDIEFTGTRKGEKLFEELEITGENLLKTRHPKIFIGKIAAYTEEQVAEIVERFRHSVELRNEAEIRNVFGAVLPEASLSGIDVAEPAPKEDSEPGKTFAQPGSLGLAGK
- the galE gene encoding UDP-glucose 4-epimerase GalE, with protein sequence MSILVTGGAGYIGSVTVEALRTRGLEVVVIDNLVYGHREAVDGSVPFYQGEIGDKELVARIISEHGVTACMHFSAYAYVGESVQQPQKYFQNNVRQTLDLLDALLEHDVKQFVFSSTCATYGEPQYTPIDELHPQQPTNPYGRTKLMVEQVLETYSAAYDFRYVALRYFNASGATETRGEDHFPETHLIPLVLFAAQGKLSHVSVFGTDYPTPDGTAIRDYIHVSDLAEAHLLALDHLGNGGNSDAFNLGNGSGFSVKEVIVAARRVTESEINVANAPRRPGDPSKLIANAEKATSVLGWQPKISGIEEIIASAWKWHTTHPEGYE
- a CDS encoding aminotransferase class I/II-fold pyridoxal phosphate-dependent enzyme; translated protein: MSTEPRIVKPRISAKAASFTESVIREMSREAAKYDAVNLGQGFPDWAAPDDIKQKAMEAIAADHNQYAITWGVKPFRDAIAAKTKWFLGLDIDPEEEITVTCGSTEGMIAAMLATVSPGDEVILFEPFYENYAPDAILSDAVPVHVPLYRRDGTFTFDRDELRAAFSERTKAIIICNPNNPSGKVFTREEMGYIAGLCREFDALCFTDEIYEHITFDDPATGRPREHVSMATLPGMRDRTVVVNSLSKTYSVTGWRVGYCIAPPDISSAIRKVHDFLTVGAANPLQHAGAYAMSLPPEYYEEVRTEYQRKRDFIVPVLREAGFDCDPPEGAYYVMADIAGFGFANDVEFTMHMIRNVGVAVVPMSSFFRESSGGSQMVRFCFCKRDETLEAAAERLMTLKKG
- a CDS encoding PDZ domain-containing protein; translation: MQRSFVLLVVLAFGSVALSAQTPPPRPPEPPAPRVMTISMPFSGSFLGVETADVSSENYASHGLSSVRGVAVKKVVEGSPAESAGLRAGDVIVRFNGDEVTSARKLTRLIGEVAPDHSVRLTVVRGGSETEVTATIGKRPMPQFENGRFRIAIPDGDDFEFQMPELPEIPRVENFPMPRGGDGDVFVFRTGGSRQIGVGVTPLTKQLAAHFGVEKGVMINNVREGSPAEKAGLRAGDIIVAIDGKEISNEMEVVRGISAKKEGDVELSIVRDRSRQTIRVAPEAAKGYPENFFSVPAPPRAPRTPAAPAAPRPMGEFFFPGRVV
- a CDS encoding type II toxin-antitoxin system HicB family antitoxin; translated protein: MEYKGFKAKVEYSADDEVFWGRLFGVDDIVTFEGKSVRELKRAMKDAVEHYVEVCAKTGHEPRKKFSGKLLLRLTPELHAEIANAAAASGQSINEWSKRVFQQAMKG